From Synechococcus sp. A10-1-5-1, a single genomic window includes:
- a CDS encoding Nif11-like leader peptide family natural product precursor, with the protein MAEQLPSLFGFLALIQDNPELRARLNEVCTVDEVAAIATEMGHPFEAATLLGVFERCNEASVARSGLMDEKLIRVYLQRDALL; encoded by the coding sequence ATGGCTGAGCAACTTCCGTCTCTCTTTGGCTTTCTCGCTCTGATCCAGGACAACCCGGAGCTTCGTGCACGCCTGAATGAGGTCTGCACTGTCGATGAAGTGGCGGCGATCGCGACGGAGATGGGTCACCCCTTTGAGGCGGCCACGTTGTTGGGTGTCTTCGAGCGCTGCAACGAGGCTTCGGTGGCTCGATCTGGGCTGATGGATGAGAAGTTGATTCGCGTCTATCTGCAACGGGACGCGCTGCTCTAA